The Lycium barbarum isolate Lr01 chromosome 10, ASM1917538v2, whole genome shotgun sequence genome includes a region encoding these proteins:
- the LOC132612679 gene encoding heat stress transcription factor A-2-like, with product MAFNNISQSFAGENEHGCGDGAKFLREPGIPPFITKTYAMVEDPNTNSMISWSPSGTSFVICDHIRFSFELLPKYFKHTNMSSFIYQLNNYGFKKIGLQKWEFENYWFQAGKKHLLTNIKRRDRNLKVQKDFNQQTYYYGVEEELRSQRDLNDTLKSEIEKLKERQDDFANGIASLKEYLENSESESRKLLCFLAKAVKQVEIKSGTKRVVEVRDVIAKKHRAEDTAGSSSNSSEKKNMDDFSVVKLVHDIVKKPKIDGGSE from the exons ATGGCATTTAACAACATCAGTCAATCTTTTGCTGGAGAAAATGAACATGGCTGTGGCGATGGTGCAAAATTTTTACGCGAACCTGGTATACCCCCTTTCATAACGAAGACATATGCTATGGTGGAGGATCCGAATACAAACTCTATGATCAGTTGGAGTCCATCTGGTACTAGTTTCGTTATTTGTGATCATATTAGATTTAGCTTCGAGCTTCTACCCAAATATTTCAAGCATACTAATATGTCAAGCTTCATTTATCAACTCAACAACTAC GGGTTCAAGAAGATTGGACTTCAAAAATGGGAGTTTGAAAATTATTGGTTCCAAGCAGGGAAAAAACACTTGTTGACTAACATAAAGAGACGAGACAGAAATCTCAAAGTCCAAAAAGATTTTAATCAACAAACTTACTATTACGGGGTAGAGGAAGAGTTAAGGAGCCAGAGAGATCTCAACGATACGTTGAAGTCAGAAATCGAGAAGCTGAAGGAGAGACAAGACGATTTTGCTAATGGAATCGCGTCTTTGAAGGAATACTTGGAAAATTCAGAGTCAGAGTCCAGGAAACTTCTCTGTTTCCTGGCAAAAGCGGTTAAGCAAGTTGAAATCAAGTCTGGTACGAAGCGTGTTGTGGAGGTTAGAGATGTAATTGCCAAGAAACATAGAGCAGAGGATACTGCTGGAAGTAGTAGCAACAGCTCGGAGAAGAAAAACATGGATGATTTTTCAGTTGTTAAACTAGTACACGATATCGTGAAGAAGCCTAAGATTGATGGAGGAagtgaatga
- the LOC132612680 gene encoding heat stress transcription factor A-9-like — translation MAMNNVNQFSTGENGHGAGVKLLRGPTIPAFVTKTYHMVEDPNTNPIICWSPSGTSFVILDHIKFSSELLPKYFKHTNMSSFICQLNNYGFKKLIGLQKWEFENYWFQAGKKYLLTNVKGRGKNLKVQKDFSQKTYYYGVEEELRSQRDLNDTLKSEIEKMKERQEDMANEITTLKEYLENSQAESRKLLCYVAKTVKQVKRVVELVITRKRAEDTTGSSKSSWEKMVDDFSAIKQARDTLKKPKIEEGNG, via the exons ATGGCAATGAACAATGTCAATCAATTTTCTACTGGAGAAAACGGACATGGTGCTGGTGTAAAACTACTACGGGGACCTACTATTCCCGCTTTTGTAACGAAGACATACCATATGGTGGAGGATCCGAATACGAACCCTATCATATGCTGGAGTCCATCTGGTACTAGTTTCGTTATTTTGGATCATATCAAATTTAGCTCCGAGCTTCTACCCAAATATTTCAAGCATACCAATATGTCAAGCTTCATTTGTCAGCTCAATAACTAT GGGTTCAAGAAGCTGATTGGACTTCAAAAATGGGAGTTTGAAAATTATTGGTTTCAAGCAGGGAAAAAATACTTGTTGACTAACGTAAAGGGAAGAGGCAAAAATCTGAAAGTCCAAAAAGATTTTAGCCAAAAAACTTACTATTACGGGGTAGAGGAAGAGTTGAGGAGCCAGAGAGATCTCAACGATACGTTGAAGTCAGAAATCGAGAAGATGAAGGAGAGACAAGAAGATATGGCTAATGAAATCACCACTTTGAAGGAATACTTGGAGAATTCACAGGCAGAGTCCAGGAAACTTCTCTGTTACGTTGCAAAAACAGTTAAACAAGTGAAGCGTGTTGTGGAACTTGTAATCACGAGGAAACGAGCAGAGGATACAACTGGAAGTAGCAAAAGCTCATGGGAGAAGATGGTGGATGATTTTTCAGCTATTAAACAAGCACGCGATACTTTGAAGAAGCCTAAGATTGAGGAAGGAAATGGATGA